AAACTTACTATAATCAAAAGGGACGCCGACGGTAATATACTTGGAGAATATTCGACTTACAGGGCATTCTCTTATTCCGCAGAGTATGACGAATTTGTGGACGCGGCGGACGGCGAGGACCTTATGGCCCGCCTTGCGCAGAGCGGCAGGGGCGCGGTTGTGGACGAAGCAGTGTCAGTATTCGAGGGTATTGAAAAAACGACGCATAAGACCTATGATCCGCGTATCCCGCTTATAATCATCGCTATAATTTTGTTCTTGCTCGATATTGCCGTGCGCAAGTTCAAGTTTAAATGGCCGCACGAGCTAATTCGCGAGTATAAAGAAAAAAAAGAAAAATCGTCGGCGGATAAAAGGTAGGAGGGCGTAATGAAAAAACTGCGAATTATATTTATCGTAGGCGTAATTGCGACGCTTGCCGTATTGCTCGCCGCGTGCGGCGCTCCGCCGCTTCCGTCACCTCAAAACGTAACAGTCAACGAGCAAACGCTTCAACTCTCGTGGGACGAGGTCGAGGGCGCAAAGAGCTATATTGTGTCTTTCGGTGGCGAGGAACGCACAACTCGCCGAAACACATATTCGCTGTCCAATCTTGCCTCAGGCACCTACGGAGTTAAGGTAAGAGCGGTCGGCGACGGCGATAAAACAGGCAACTCTGCGTGGTCGTCCGAAATCATGTTCGTGCGACCCGTCGAGAGCGGGCTCAGCTATCGACTTATAAACAGTAACACCGAGTATGAGGTTTCTGGTATGGGTACGGCAAGCGGCGAAGTAGTCGTCGACAGCGTTTACCGCGGAAAGCCCGTTACTCGTATAGGCGATTCGGCGTTCTATAACAGCGGCAAGCTCACCTCGATAACAATCGGCGAAAACGTTACGAGCATAGGCGTTCGCGCGTTCTATAACTGCTCGTATCTTCAACAGGTAATTATTCCCGAGGGTGTTACCGAAATCGGAGAGTACGCGTTCCAGAACTGCCGCGCGCTTACTTCGGTCAAAATTCCCAATAGCGTTACCAAGATTAACGATTATGCCTTTTCAATCTGCCGCGCGCTTGATGAAATAGATTTCGGCGACGGTGTGACCGAGATAGGTAAGTATGCGTTTACGAGCTGTGTTAAGCTCGAAAACCTCGTTATACCGGACACGATTAAATTTATTGACGAGTACGCGTTCTCCGACTGCGTAGAAAAGGACGAAGACGGAAACGTGACCGGTGGAATTAAAAGCGTTACCATAAGCGGCGCAACCGAGCTCGGCGGGTACGCGTTTAATCGTTGCAGCGCGCTGACTACCGTCAATATCGGTTCTTCGCTCAAAACGATAGGCATGTATGCGTTTTCCGACTGCGACGCGCTTAATAACGTTGTAATTCCCGATAACGTTGAGACTATCAAAGAATACGCGTTCTACAACTGCGACGCGCTCGATACGATCGAGATAGGCAAGGGCGTTACTAGCATAGGCATGAGCGCGTTCAGAGCGACTAAGCTGTGGAACGACGTTTCATATACCCCGTCATCCTCCTCAGACGCTTCGTACGGTTTGGTATACGCAGATAAATGGCTTGTCGGCAATAAGGATACTTCGCGTAAGTCGATAGCTATTGCCGCCGATACCATCGGTATCGGCGCGTACGCACTCTCGGCGATGACCGATCCGGGCATTACCGTATCGCTGCCCGACAGCCTTAAATATATAGGCGATTACGCGTTTGCGGGCTGTGCGGGTATAGCCGGTATTGCGCTTAAAAACGTTGAGCGTGTCGGCGACAGTGCGTTCTACAACTGCGCTAATTTGGGCAGTTTCAGCTTCCGCGAAAGTCTTAGATCGATAGGTAGCTATGCGTTCGCTTACTGCAAATATTTGAATAATCCCACTACTGCGTTTTCGGAAAACTTCGAGAGCATAGGCTCTTACGCTTTCTACGAAACCAAATTTTGGAATGATGCGACAGACGTCGTGTATTGCAGTAATTGGGTTGTTGGCTTTAAGGACGGATCTACCGATGCCGGCAAGGCATTCGTTTCGCTCAAAGCAAATACGCTGGGTATTTCCGATTACGCGTTTTACCAGAGTGCGGCATTGGGTTCCATATCCGTACCGGACACCGTTAAGCGCATAGGCACCGGAGCGTTCCGCGAGTGCAGTTA
The DNA window shown above is from Clostridiales bacterium and carries:
- a CDS encoding leucine-rich repeat protein → MKKLRIIFIVGVIATLAVLLAACGAPPLPSPQNVTVNEQTLQLSWDEVEGAKSYIVSFGGEERTTRRNTYSLSNLASGTYGVKVRAVGDGDKTGNSAWSSEIMFVRPVESGLSYRLINSNTEYEVSGMGTASGEVVVDSVYRGKPVTRIGDSAFYNSGKLTSITIGENVTSIGVRAFYNCSYLQQVIIPEGVTEIGEYAFQNCRALTSVKIPNSVTKINDYAFSICRALDEIDFGDGVTEIGKYAFTSCVKLENLVIPDTIKFIDEYAFSDCVEKDEDGNVTGGIKSVTISGATELGGYAFNRCSALTTVNIGSSLKTIGMYAFSDCDALNNVVIPDNVETIKEYAFYNCDALDTIEIGKGVTSIGMSAFRATKLWNDVSYTPSSSSDASYGLVYADKWLVGNKDTSRKSIAIAADTIGIGAYALSAMTDPGITVSLPDSLKYIGDYAFAGCAGIAGIALKNVERVGDSAFYNCANLGSFSFRESLRSIGSYAFAYCKYLNNPTTAFSENFESIGSYAFYETKFWNDATDVVYCSNWVVGFKDGSTDAGKAFVSLKANTLGISDYAFYQSAALGSISVPDTVKRIGTGAFRECSYLVSVRLPAELKEIKAYTFYKCYNLTGINWPNTLETIGRSAFYNCFSFNEIVIPDCVKEIDDYAFYNLTLEFMGEIVIGTEKIVIGAGVEKIGNYAFAKTTSVEQIAIPDSVKALGVHVFDNCGFTKITIGKGLESINDYAFRNCVNLTELVIPGNIKYIGKYAFKNCSSLKKLTIEDGVENIGQYAFSSCSALMGLAIPDSVTYIDNYAFCKCGSLKSLNIGGYVDYVGRHAFYGNKFMTVYFEGETVPDEWNGYWNSSYRPVVFGTELSSDKTVVLSVTLKENGILYLDALNGIAAPVRPLEYDCVGWSTTADGEVEIRADEIDKTEGDKKLYPVWEEYVEPEPEPEPDTGASE